In a single window of the Arachis hypogaea cultivar Tifrunner chromosome 6, arahy.Tifrunner.gnm2.J5K5, whole genome shotgun sequence genome:
- the LOC140173681 gene encoding uncharacterized protein: MPPLIFIVAFLRCALTSGRLCAQLKASLYSFTIVKKVTRLPSSFSILQLSSFASNVKLKNYWLPYETCDLLPEFIQHCLLSYEHSLKNCRHPPPDAPPCAAERRCHDQVDLPPDSTRASLLAIFELFPTLWFVTSGIIVFFSLSAFQRRQDRRQIPPHAPPRAVIRLLSTTILSHPEASAAVGSSCRSEVPGSSTCHKFSSSFAISSITMEKPDVFQPIPVILNGSNYAHWVEAMRGFLKGRKLWRYVTGDIACPVKLTVSKDGASKSKEDAEKEKDNAEKLEDWDSKNHQIITWFCNTSTPGIHLQFGSFETAKEVWDHLAKRYTISDLSHQYQLLKELHSLKQEHGQAVFDFLAQMEIIWDQLTSCEPVLKDPTDAKAYEDYRNRTRLIQFLMALTDDYKPVRASLLHQNPLPSLEDALPHLKSKETCLGLLRSKSETVFAATDREGKICRNCNRPGHSFSDCPSIECRKCKQKGHIGSNCPKLFCHYCKLSGKLSGHLIATCPTQPPRSDQNKYQPRPNNSSHVPASAAAATTKSTSSTSLNTPSVSPSDIETLLRQLLSFSGNTPATLSTPPGNSKWYFDSGCFNHMSPLRHLFSSLSPTTNAPSVNTANGSLLHATHHGVISQSNIHLSDAYFIPKLNFNLISVGQLVELGFDVIFSNSGCRVQDRRTGKIIGTGCKVGRLFELENLHVPSTNLGAASSPSTLHLWHRRLAHSSLGKLRPLISTGVLGQVQNESLDCISCRTAKQPALSFTNNTSIACSPFDLIHSDVWGPAPTTSMGGARYFVLFIDDYSRSTPSPPLEAPDPPPSPSPDDSSPDGDPAPSVMPPPPTQTFAPVARLTSVRALLAIAAVKRWSLSQMDVKNAFLNGDLKQRVYMKPPPGYPCPSSKVCLLRKALYGLKQAPREWFDKFSTTICSLGFISSPHKNALFIRKSDHGVVLLLLYVDDMIITGDDVDGISDLKTSLQPTFEMKDLGSLSYFLSLEVISTDDGIYLSQAKYASDLLARTGITDSRTESTPLEPNVRFTPMDGTVLDNLTLYRQLVGGLVYLTVTRPDIAYPVHVLSQFLSAPRTTHYAAVLHILRYVKGTLFHGLYFSANSSLTLQAYSDADWAGDPTNRRSTTGYCLFLGDALISWRAKKQTFTARSSTEAEYRALDDTTAEVISVRWLLEDPGAPQSSPTDVFYDNRSAIQIAHNDVFHERTKHIEIDCHFVRQRILIAVGTLDQTADIFTKAHHPTRFRILLSKLKLHRFEDTYITVDFELREGN, encoded by the exons ATGCCACCACTCATCTTTATCGTCGCTTTTCTCCGCTGCGCGCTCACATCAGGAAGACTCTGCGCTCAACTGAAAGCCTCTCTTTATTCGTTCACCATCGTCAAGAAG GTTACACGACTGCCTTCCAGTTTCTCTATCCTCCAGCTGAGTTCCTTCGCGAGCAATGTCAAGTTAAAGAATTATTGGCTTCCATATGAGACTTGCGAT CTGCTGCCTGAGTTTATACAACACTGTCTCCTCTCATATGAGCACTCCTTAAAG AACTGTCGCCATCCGCCGCCAGACGCGCCTCCATGCGCCGCCGAAAGACGCTGCCACGACCAGGTTGATCTTCCTCCAGATTCCACCCGTGCCTCTTTGCTCGCAATTTTCGAGCTATTtccgacgctttggttcgtcacctccGGCATCATCGTGTTCTTCTCTCTGTCAGCTTTCCAACGACGCCAAGATCGCCGCCAAATACCACCGCACGCGCCCCCACGCGCCGTCATAAGATTGCTGTCCACCACCATTCTTTCTCATCCAGAAGCTTCAGCAGCCGTTGGATCTTCGTGCAGATCGGAAGTCCCTGGATCGTCCACGTGTCACAAG ttttcttcttcctttgctATTTCTTCTATTACTATGGAAAAACCGGATGTCTTTCAGCCTATCCCTGTTATTCTTAATGGCTCCAACTATGCACATTGGGTTGAAGCCATGCGAGGATTTCTTAAAGGGAGAAAATTATGGCGATATGTGACTGGTGATATTGCTTGTCCTGTTAAGCTAACTGTATCCAAAGATGGTGCCTCCAAATCCAAGGAGGATGCTGAGAAGGAGAAGGACAATGCAGAGAAATTGGAAGATTGGGATAGTAAAAATCATCAGATTATCACCTGGTTCTGTAACACTTCTACTCCTGGCATTCACTTACAGTTTGGGAGTTTTGAAACTGCTAAAGAGGTATGGGATCATTTGGCGAAACGTTACACTATCTCTGATCTCTCTCATCAGTACCAACTGCTTAAGGAACTTCATAGCCTTAAGCAAGAACATGGCCAAGCAGtttttgattttcttgctcagatGGAGATTATTTGGGATCAGTTGACCTCCTGTGAGCCTGTTCTTAAAGATCCCACTGATGCTAAGGCATATGAGGATTATCGGAACCGGACACGTCTCATCCAATTTCTGATGGCACTTACTGATGACTATAAGCCGGTCAGGGCTTCTCTTCTTCATCAGAATCCCTTGCCTAGTCTTGAAGATGCTCTTCCTCATCTTAAGTCTAAAGAAACGTGCTTAGGATTGCTTCGTTCTAAAAGTGAAACTGTCTTTGCTGCCACCGACAGAGAGGGAAAAATCTGTCGCAATTGTAATCGGCCTGGGCATTCCTTCTCCGACTGTCCTTCTATTGAATGTCGTAAGTGCAAACAAAAAGGCCACATTGGCTCCAACTGCCCGAAACTGTTCTGCCATTATTGTAAGCTCTCGGGTAAGCTCTCGGGTCACTTGATTGCTACCTGTCCTACTCAACCACCACGCTCAGATCAGAACAAGTATCAACCTCGTCCCAACAACTCTTCGCATGTGCCTGCCTCTGCTGCTGCTGCTACTACTAAGTCCACCTCTTCCACATCTCTCAACACACCTTCTGTCTCTCCATCAGATATTGAAACCCTTCTTCGgcaacttctctctttttctggtAATACCCCCGCTACTCTTTCCAcccctccaggtaattctaaatggtattttgattctGGTTGTTTCAATCATATGTCTCCTTTGCGTCATCTTTTTTCGTCGTTGTCTCCCACTACAAATGCACCTTCTGTTAACACTGCTAATGGTTCCCTCTTGCATGCAACACATCACGGGGTTATTTCACAGTCCAATATTCATCTTTCTGATGcttattttattccaaaattgaattttaatcttatctctgTCGGTCAGCTTGTTGAACTTGGTTTTGATGTCATTTTTTCAAATTCTGGATGTCGTGTGCAGGATCGTCGGACGGGAAAGATCATCGGGACTGGATGTAAGGTTGGACGCTTATTTGAGCTCGAGAACCTTCATGTTCCCTCTACCAATCTCGGTGCTGCTTCCTCTCCATCTACTCTTCACTTGTGGCACCGACGTCTTGCCCATAGCTCCTTAGGCAAATTACGTCCTCTTATATCTACGGGTGTTTTAGGTCAAGTTCAAAATGAGTCTTTAGATTGCATTTCTTGTCGCACTGCAAAACAACCTGCCTTATCCTTTACTAATAATACCTCTATTgcatgctctccttttgatcttattcATTCTGATGTTTGGGGACCCGCTCCCACCACTTCTATGGGAGGGGCTCGATATTTTGTCctctttattgatgattattccc GGTCTACCCCAAGTCCACCACTCGAGGCTCCTGATCCTccaccttctccatctcccgatgattccagtCCGGACGGCGATCCCGCTCCTagcgtcatgcctcctcctcccactc agacttttgctcctgttgctcgCCTTACGTCTGTTAGAGCTCTCCTTGCCATTGCTGCGGTTAAAagatggtctctcagtcagatggatgtgaagaatgcatttcttaatggggatttgaaacagagagtctatatgaaaccacctccaggatatccttgtccttccagtaaggtttgtctccttcgcaaggcactttatggacttaagcaagctcctcgtgaatggtttgacaagttcagcactaccattTGCAGTCTTGGCTTTATTTCTAGTCCTCATAAGAATGCACTTTTCATTCGTAAAAGCGACcatggagttgttcttctacttttgtatgttgatgacatgatcattactggagatgatgttgatggtatctctgatctcaagacCTCACTTCAGCCTACCTTTGAGATGaaggatcttggttctctcagctattttcttagtctcgaggtcatctccacaGATGATGGCATttatctctctcaggctaagtatgcttcagatctccTTGCTCGCactgggattacagatagtcgtactgagtctactcctcttgagcctaatgttcgatttacccctatggatggcactgttttggataatctgACACTTTATCGCCAGTTAGTTGgcggtctcgtctacttgactgtcacccgaccagacattgCCTATCCAGTTCATGTCCTCAGCCAGTTCTTGTCTGCTCcccgtactactcactatgcggcagttcttcaCATTCTTCGGTATGTCAAAGGCACTCtttttcatggcctttatttttctgccaaTTCCTCTTTGACCCTTCAGGCATACtctgatgctgattgggctggtgatcccactaatcgtcgttctactactggttattgtttgtttcttggcgacgctctcatctcttggcgtgctaagaagcaaacgttcactgctcgctcaagcacagaagctgagtatCGTGCCCTTGAtgacaccactgctgaggttatctcggttcgttggcttctTGAAGATCCGGGAgctcctcagtcgtcccctacTGATGTCTTTTAtgataaccgcagtgctattcagattgcccataatgatgtgtttcatgaacgcaccaaacacattgagattgattgtcatttTGTTCGGCAACGAATCCTTATTGCTGTTGGGacactggatcagactgctgatatcttcacgaaagctcatcacccgactcgcTTTCGGATtctgttatccaaactcaagttg CACAGATTTGAGGACACATATATCACGGTAGATTTTGAACTTCGAGAAGGGAACTGA